In Prunus dulcis chromosome 1, ALMONDv2, whole genome shotgun sequence, the following are encoded in one genomic region:
- the LOC117613854 gene encoding glutathione S-transferase U17-like produces MAITKSDVKVLGMWPSPFVMRARISLNLKSVDYEFLQETFGSKSQLLLQSNPVHKKVPVLIHSDKPICESLVIVEYIDEVWASGPSILPSDPYDRATARFWAAYVSEKWYPSLKGIGAAQEEEAKKAAVEQVEEGLALLEEAYEKSSKGKDFFGGDEIGYLDIAFGCFLGWLRVIEKLNGVKLLDQTKTPGLVNWADKFCAHTAVKDVMPETDKLAEIAKILAAKLREAAAPPK; encoded by the exons ATGGCCATCACCAAGAGCGACGTGAAGGTCCTGGGAATGTGGCCGAGCCCATTTGTGATGAGGGCTCGCATCTCTCTTAACCTCAAATCTGTCGACTACGAGTTTCTTCAAGAGACATTTGGATCGAAAAGCCAGCTTctcctccaatccaatccagTCCATAAGAAAGTTCCGGTTCTCATTCACAGTGACAAACCCATATGTGAATCTCTTGTCATCGTTGAGTACATTGATGAGGTTTGGGCCTCCGGCCCATCTATCCTCCCTTCCGACCCTTATGATCGCGCCACAGCACGATTTTGGGCTGCCTATGTTAGTGAGAAG TGGTACCCATCATTGAAAGGCATAGGTGCAGCTCAAGAAGAGGAGGCAAAGAAGGCAGCAGTGGAGCAAGTGGAAGAAGGGCTGGCCTTGCTGGAGGAAGCATATGAAAAGTCCAGCAAAGGAAAGGACTTTTTTGGTGGAGATGAGATTGGGTACCTTGACATTGCGTTTGGGTGCTTCTTGGGGTGGCTCAGAGTCATAGAGAAACTGAATGGGGTCAAGCTGCTGGACCAAACAAAGACACCAGGGCTGGTCAATTGGGCTGACAAATTTTGTGCACATACTGCTGTGAAAGATGTCATGCCTGAGACTGATAAGCTTGCTGAGATTGCTAAGATTCTTGCGGCCAAATTGAGAGAGGCAGCTGCCCCTCCCAAGTAA
- the LOC117615938 gene encoding glutathione S-transferase U17-like → MAKNDLKVLGAWPSPYVMRARISLNIKSLDYEFLEETFGSKSQLLLQSNPVHKKIPVLIHGDKPICESLVIVEYIDEVWPSSPSILPSHPYDRATARFWASYIDEKWFPAMKGIAAAQAEEARKAAIEQVAEGLALLEDAFQKTSKGKDFFSGDKIGYLDIAFGCFLGWLRVTEKMNGIKLLDETKTPGLAKWAHKFCADAAVKDVMPETEKLAEVAKIITAKLRGAGAPPK, encoded by the exons ATGGCCAAGAATGATTTGAAGGTTTTGGGAGCATGGCCGAGCCCATATGTGATGAGAGCTCGGATCTCTCTGAATATCAAGTCTCTGGACTATGAGTTTCTTGAGGAGACATTTGGATCGAAAAGCCAGCTTCTGCTCCAATCAAACCCAGTCCACAAGAAAATCCCAGTTCTCATTCATGGCGACAAACCCATCTGTGAATCTCTCGTCATTGTTGAGTACATCGACGAGGTTTGGCCATCGAGTCCCTCCATCCTCCCTTCTCACCCATATGATCGTGCTACTGCCAGATTTTGGGCTTCCTATATCGATGAGAAG TGGTTCCCGGCCATGAAAGGCATTGCTGCTGCTCAAGCAGAGGAGGCGAGGAAGGCCGCAATCGAGCAAGTGGCTGAAGGGCTGGCGCTATTGGAGGATGCCTTTCAGAAGACTAGCAAAGGAAAGGACTTCTTCAGTGGAGACAAAATTGGGTACCTTGACATTGCATTTGGGTGCTTCTTGGGGTGGCTCAGAGTGACAGAGAAGATGAATGGGATCAAATTGCTGGACGAAACAAAGACACCAGGGCTGGCCAAATGGGCTCACAAGTTTTGTGCAGATGCTGCTGTGAAAGATGTTATGCCTGAGACTGAGAAGCTTGCCGAGGTTGCTAAGATTATTACGGCCAAATTGAGAGGTGCAGGTGCTCCCCCGAAATAA